From a single Kitasatospora sp. NBC_00458 genomic region:
- a CDS encoding phosphatidylserine decarboxylase, which yields MPISPSPHTSVTDRDALAAPAAGRRPRVTVARGATPWFVPTLATAAVTTALTRRSGKWALAAVPACALGAGMLWFFRDPEREIGPGRVISPADGVVQSIDAWPDGRTRVAIFMSPLNVHVNRAPLPGSVTSVEHVPGGFVPAFNKDSDQNERVVWHFDTELGDIEMVQIAGAVARRIVPYVDAGTKVEQGERIGLIRFGSRVDTYLPAGVEVGVEVGQKTTAGVTRLDRD from the coding sequence ATGCCCATCAGCCCGTCCCCTCACACCTCCGTCACGGACCGCGATGCCCTCGCAGCCCCGGCGGCCGGTCGGCGACCCCGCGTGACCGTCGCGCGCGGAGCCACCCCCTGGTTCGTCCCCACCCTCGCCACGGCCGCCGTGACCACCGCCCTCACCCGGCGCAGCGGCAAGTGGGCCCTGGCGGCGGTGCCCGCCTGTGCGCTCGGCGCCGGCATGCTGTGGTTCTTCCGCGACCCCGAGCGTGAGATCGGCCCGGGCAGAGTGATCTCCCCCGCCGACGGCGTGGTCCAGAGCATCGACGCGTGGCCGGACGGCCGCACCCGCGTCGCGATCTTCATGAGCCCGCTCAACGTCCACGTCAACCGGGCGCCGCTGCCCGGCTCGGTGACGTCCGTGGAGCACGTGCCCGGCGGCTTCGTGCCCGCCTTCAACAAGGACAGCGACCAGAACGAGCGGGTCGTCTGGCACTTCGACACCGAGCTCGGCGACATCGAGATGGTGCAGATCGCGGGGGCCGTGGCCCGTCGCATCGTGCCGTACGTCGACGCCGGTACCAAGGTCGAGCAGGGCGAGCGGATCGGTCTGATCCGCTTCGGCTCCCGGGTCGACACCTACCTGCCGGCCGGCGTCGAGGTCGGCGTCGAGGTCGGCCAGAAGACCACAGCCGGGGTGACGCGCCTTGACCGTGACTGA
- a CDS encoding acyl-CoA dehydrogenase family protein, whose product MGRLAQTDGLTEIQRDILATVRDFVDKEIIPVATELEHRDEYPTAIVEGMKQLGLFGLTIPEEYGGLGESLLTYALVVEEIARGWMSVSGIVNTHFIVAHMINAHGTQEQKDHFLPRMAAGEIRGAFSMSEPGLGSDVAAISTKGVRDGDHYVLNGQKMWLTNGGTSTLVAVLCKTDEGGSTPYKNMTTFLVEKTAGFGPNPTVPGLTVPGKIEKMGYKGVDTTELVLQDVRIPADRVLGGVPGKGFYQMMDGVEVGRVNVAARGCGVARRAFELGISYAQQRTTFGKKIAEHQAIQFKLAEMATKVEAAHQMMVMAARKKDGGERNDLEAGMAKYLASEYCKEVVEDAFRIHGGYGFSKEYEIERLYREAPMLLIGEGTAEIQKMIVGRRLLEEYRIAE is encoded by the coding sequence ATGGGACGCCTCGCACAGACCGACGGCCTCACCGAGATCCAGCGGGACATCCTCGCCACCGTGCGGGATTTCGTCGACAAGGAGATCATCCCGGTCGCGACCGAGCTGGAGCACCGGGACGAGTACCCGACCGCCATCGTGGAGGGCATGAAGCAGCTCGGGCTCTTCGGCCTGACCATCCCCGAGGAGTACGGGGGCCTCGGCGAGTCGCTGCTCACCTACGCCCTGGTGGTCGAGGAGATCGCCCGCGGCTGGATGTCGGTGTCCGGCATCGTCAACACCCACTTCATCGTGGCGCACATGATCAACGCGCACGGCACCCAGGAGCAGAAGGACCACTTCCTGCCGAGGATGGCGGCCGGCGAGATCCGCGGCGCCTTCTCGATGTCCGAGCCGGGCCTCGGCTCCGACGTCGCCGCGATCTCCACCAAGGGCGTGCGGGACGGCGACCACTACGTCCTCAACGGCCAGAAGATGTGGCTGACCAACGGCGGCACCTCCACCCTGGTCGCGGTGCTCTGCAAGACCGACGAGGGCGGCTCCACCCCGTACAAGAACATGACCACCTTCCTGGTCGAGAAGACGGCGGGCTTCGGCCCGAACCCGACCGTCCCCGGCCTCACCGTGCCCGGGAAGATCGAGAAGATGGGCTACAAGGGCGTCGACACCACCGAGCTGGTGCTCCAGGACGTCCGGATCCCGGCCGACCGGGTCCTCGGCGGCGTCCCCGGCAAGGGCTTCTACCAGATGATGGACGGCGTCGAGGTCGGCCGGGTCAACGTGGCCGCGCGCGGCTGCGGCGTCGCCCGGCGCGCCTTCGAGCTCGGCATCTCCTACGCCCAGCAGCGGACCACCTTCGGCAAGAAGATCGCCGAGCACCAGGCGATCCAGTTCAAGCTCGCCGAGATGGCCACCAAGGTCGAGGCCGCGCACCAGATGATGGTGATGGCCGCCCGCAAGAAGGACGGCGGCGAGCGCAACGACCTGGAGGCCGGGATGGCCAAGTACCTCGCCTCCGAGTACTGCAAGGAGGTCGTCGAGGACGCCTTCCGCATCCACGGCGGCTACGGCTTCTCCAAGGAGTACGAGATCGAGCGGCTCTACCGGGAGGCCCCGATGCTGCTGATCGGTGAAGGTACTGCGGAGATCCAGAAGATGATCGTCGGACGCCGGCTGCTGGAGGAGTACCGCATCGCGGAGTGA
- a CDS encoding MaoC family dehydratase, whose amino-acid sequence MQFGRTYEEFEVGAVYKHWPGKTVTEYDDHLFCLLTMNHHPLHMDANYAERTTDFGRNVVVGNYVYSLLLGMSVPDVSGKAIANLEVESLRHIAPTFHGDTIYGETTVLDKWPSKSKDDRGIVYVETKGYKQDGTVVCVFRRKVMVPTATYTDARGGEQPGRPTPLA is encoded by the coding sequence ATGCAGTTCGGACGCACCTACGAGGAGTTCGAGGTCGGGGCGGTCTACAAGCACTGGCCCGGCAAGACGGTCACCGAGTACGACGACCACCTCTTCTGCCTCCTCACCATGAACCACCACCCGCTCCACATGGACGCGAACTACGCGGAGCGGACGACCGACTTCGGCCGCAACGTCGTGGTGGGCAACTACGTCTACTCGCTGCTGCTGGGCATGTCCGTCCCGGACGTCTCCGGCAAGGCGATCGCCAACCTGGAGGTCGAGTCGCTGCGGCACATCGCGCCGACCTTCCACGGCGACACGATCTACGGCGAGACGACCGTGCTCGACAAGTGGCCGTCCAAGTCCAAGGACGACCGCGGCATCGTGTACGTCGAGACCAAGGGCTACAAGCAGGACGGCACGGTCGTCTGCGTCTTCCGCCGCAAGGTGATGGTGCCGACCGCGACGTACACCGACGCGCGCGGCGGCGAGCAGCCCGGCCGTCCCACCCCCCTGGCCTGA
- a CDS encoding HpcH/HpaI aldolase/citrate lyase family protein — protein sequence MSNSHPSPAAPLDRLRPRRSCLAVPGSNPRFLEKAQGLDADQVFLDLEDACAPLVKESARHSIVDALNNGDWGKKTRVVRVNDWTTHWTYRDVITVVEGAGPNLDCIMLPKVQDAEQVRALDLLLTQIEKTMGFEVGRIGIEAQIENAKGLINVDTIAQASPRLETIIFGPADFMASINMKSLVVGEQPPGYPADAYHYILMRILMAARANDLQAIDGPYLQIRNQEGYREVAGRAAALGFDGKWVLHPDQVAAANEIFSPSQEDYDHAELILDAYDWCTSEAGGAKGSAMLGDEMIDEASRKMALVIAGKGRAAGFRRTSKFEPPQA from the coding sequence ATGAGCAACTCCCACCCGTCTCCCGCCGCGCCCCTCGACCGGCTGCGCCCGCGCCGCTCCTGCCTGGCCGTGCCCGGCTCCAACCCGCGGTTCCTGGAGAAGGCCCAGGGCCTCGACGCCGACCAGGTCTTCCTCGACCTGGAGGACGCCTGCGCCCCGCTGGTCAAGGAGAGCGCGCGGCACTCCATCGTCGACGCCCTGAACAACGGCGACTGGGGCAAGAAGACCAGGGTCGTCCGGGTCAACGACTGGACCACCCACTGGACCTACCGCGACGTGATCACCGTGGTCGAGGGCGCGGGCCCCAACCTCGACTGCATCATGCTGCCGAAGGTCCAGGACGCCGAGCAGGTCCGGGCGCTCGACCTGCTGCTCACCCAGATCGAGAAGACCATGGGCTTCGAGGTCGGCCGGATCGGCATCGAGGCGCAGATCGAGAACGCCAAGGGCCTGATCAACGTCGACACGATCGCCCAGGCCTCGCCCCGGCTGGAGACCATCATCTTCGGCCCGGCCGACTTCATGGCCTCGATCAACATGAAGTCCCTGGTGGTCGGCGAGCAGCCGCCCGGCTACCCGGCCGACGCCTACCACTACATCCTGATGCGCATCCTGATGGCCGCGCGCGCCAACGACCTCCAGGCGATCGACGGCCCGTACCTGCAGATCCGCAACCAGGAGGGCTACCGCGAGGTGGCCGGCCGCGCCGCCGCGCTCGGCTTCGACGGCAAGTGGGTGCTCCACCCGGACCAGGTCGCCGCCGCGAACGAGATCTTCTCGCCCTCGCAGGAGGACTACGACCACGCCGAGCTGATCCTCGACGCCTACGACTGGTGCACCTCCGAGGCGGGCGGCGCCAAGGGCTCCGCGATGCTCGGCGACGAGATGATCGACGAGGCCAGCCGCAAGATGGCGCTGGTCATCGCCGGCAAGGGCCGCGCCGCGGGCTTCAGGCGCACCTCCAAGTTCGAGCCCCCGCAGGCCTGA
- a CDS encoding protein meaA, with the protein MTGRTGVPAPDGRVQRDRPWLMRTYAGHSTASDSNALYRKNLAKGQTGLSVAFDLPTQTGYDSDHILARGEVGRVGVPVGHVGDMRTLFDGIPLEQTNTSMTINATAMWLLALYQVVAEEQGADIARLTGTTQNDIVKEYLSRGTHVFPPGPSVRLITDMIAYTVGNIPKWNPINICSYHLQEAGATPVQEIAYAMCTAIEVLDAVRDSGQVPAERMGEVVARISFFVNAGVRFVEEMCKMRAFGRLWEKVTRERYGIEDAKQRRFRYGVQVNSLGLTEAQPENNVQRIVLEMLAVTLSKDARARAVQLPAWNEALGLPRPWDQQWSLRIQQVLAYESDLLEYGDIFNGSEVIEAKTAELLAGAEAEIAKVLEMGGVIPAVESGYLKSNLVASHAARRARIESGEDRIIGVNCFDTTEESPLTADLDTAIMVVDPASEQSVLTALEAWRGQRDEPAALRALEELKAVAATDANLMPATLACARAGVTTGEWAFALREVFGEYRAPTGVGGAPVAVAAEPGGELAAVREAVAATAAELGTGKLRLLVGKPGLDGHSNGAEQIAVRARDAGFEVVYQGIRLTPEQIVSAAVAEDVHCVGLSILSGAHSELVPDVLHRLRRAGVEDVPVIVGGIIPAADGEALKAAGVAAVFTPKDFGITTIIGRIVDEIRLANRLQPWTSCTAASSS; encoded by the coding sequence ATGACGGGCCGCACCGGCGTGCCGGCGCCGGACGGGCGCGTGCAGCGCGACCGGCCCTGGCTGATGCGCACCTACGCCGGCCACTCGACCGCGAGCGACTCCAACGCGCTCTACCGGAAGAACCTCGCCAAGGGGCAGACCGGCCTCTCCGTCGCCTTCGACCTGCCGACCCAGACCGGCTACGACTCCGACCACATCCTCGCCCGCGGCGAGGTCGGCCGGGTCGGCGTGCCGGTGGGCCACGTCGGCGACATGCGCACCCTGTTCGACGGCATCCCGCTCGAACAGACCAACACCTCGATGACGATCAACGCCACCGCGATGTGGCTGCTGGCGCTCTACCAGGTGGTCGCCGAGGAGCAGGGCGCCGACATCGCCAGGCTCACCGGCACCACCCAGAACGACATCGTCAAGGAGTACCTGTCGCGCGGGACGCACGTCTTCCCGCCCGGGCCCTCGGTGCGCCTGATCACCGACATGATCGCCTACACGGTCGGGAACATCCCGAAGTGGAACCCGATCAACATCTGCAGCTACCACCTCCAGGAGGCCGGGGCCACCCCGGTCCAGGAGATCGCCTACGCGATGTGCACGGCGATCGAGGTGCTGGACGCCGTCCGCGACTCCGGCCAGGTGCCGGCCGAGCGGATGGGCGAGGTGGTCGCCCGGATCTCCTTCTTCGTGAACGCCGGCGTGCGGTTCGTCGAGGAGATGTGCAAGATGCGCGCCTTCGGCCGGCTCTGGGAGAAGGTCACCCGGGAGCGGTACGGGATCGAGGACGCCAAGCAGCGCCGGTTCCGCTACGGCGTCCAGGTCAACTCGCTCGGCCTGACCGAGGCCCAGCCGGAGAACAACGTCCAGCGGATCGTGCTGGAGATGCTCGCCGTCACGCTCTCCAAGGACGCCCGCGCCCGCGCCGTCCAGCTGCCCGCCTGGAACGAGGCGCTCGGCCTGCCCCGCCCCTGGGACCAGCAGTGGTCGCTGCGGATCCAGCAGGTGCTCGCCTACGAGTCCGACCTGCTGGAGTACGGGGACATCTTCAACGGCTCCGAGGTCATCGAGGCCAAGACCGCCGAGCTGCTGGCCGGCGCCGAGGCCGAGATCGCCAAGGTGCTGGAGATGGGCGGGGTCATCCCGGCCGTCGAGTCCGGCTACCTCAAGTCCAACCTGGTCGCCTCGCACGCCGCCCGCCGGGCCCGGATCGAGTCCGGCGAGGACCGGATCATCGGGGTGAACTGCTTCGACACCACCGAGGAGAGCCCGCTCACGGCCGACCTCGACACCGCGATCATGGTCGTCGACCCGGCCTCCGAGCAGTCCGTGCTGACCGCCCTGGAGGCCTGGCGCGGGCAGCGCGACGAGCCCGCGGCGCTGCGCGCGCTGGAGGAGCTCAAGGCGGTCGCCGCGACCGACGCCAACCTGATGCCGGCCACCCTGGCCTGCGCCCGCGCCGGCGTCACCACCGGCGAGTGGGCCTTCGCCCTGCGCGAGGTCTTCGGCGAGTACCGCGCCCCCACCGGCGTCGGCGGCGCCCCGGTCGCGGTGGCCGCCGAGCCCGGCGGCGAACTGGCCGCGGTCCGCGAGGCGGTCGCCGCGACCGCCGCCGAGCTGGGCACCGGCAAGCTGCGCCTGCTGGTCGGCAAGCCCGGCCTGGACGGGCACTCCAACGGCGCCGAGCAGATCGCCGTCCGGGCCCGCGACGCCGGGTTCGAGGTGGTCTACCAGGGCATCCGGCTGACCCCGGAGCAGATCGTCTCGGCGGCCGTCGCCGAGGACGTGCACTGCGTGGGCCTGTCGATCCTCTCCGGCGCCCACTCCGAGCTGGTGCCCGACGTCCTGCACCGGCTCCGCCGGGCCGGGGTGGAGGATGTCCCGGTGATCGTGGGTGGCATCATCCCGGCAGCGGACGGCGAGGCCCTCAAGGCCGCCGGCGTCGCCGCCGTGTTCACCCCGAAGGACTTCGGCATCACGACCATCATCGGCCGGATCGTGGACGAGATCCGGCTGGCCAACAGGCTCCAGCCCTGGACGTCCTGCACCGCCGCGTCCAGCAGCTGA
- the ccrA gene encoding crotonyl-CoA carboxylase/reductase: MKEILDAILSSDSTPADFAALKLPESYRAVTLHKDEEQMFAGLDSRDKDPRKSLHLDDVALPELGPGEALVAVMASAVNYNTVWSSIYEPVSTFGFLERYGRLSPLAKRHDLPYHVLGSDLAGVVLRTGAGVNAWKPGDEVVAHCLSVELESSDGHNDTMMDPEQRIWGFETNFGGLAQLALVKTNQLMPKPAHLTWEEAASPGLVNSTAYRQLVSQNGAGMKQGDNVLIWGASGGLGSYATQYALAGGATPICVVSSDQKADICRAMGAEAIIDRSAEGYRFWKDEHTQDQREWKRLGSRIRELTGGEDVDIVFEHPGRETFGASVYVTRKGGTIVTCASTSGYMHQYDNRYLWMSLKRIVGSHFANYREAWEANRLVAKGRIHPTLSKVYSLEQTGQAALDVHQNKHQGKVGVLCLAPQEGLGVRNGELREKHLPAINRFRNV, from the coding sequence ATGAAGGAAATCCTCGACGCGATCCTCAGCTCCGACAGCACCCCGGCGGACTTCGCCGCGCTGAAGCTGCCGGAGTCCTACCGGGCCGTGACGCTCCACAAGGACGAGGAGCAGATGTTCGCCGGCCTCGACAGCCGCGACAAGGACCCCCGGAAGTCCCTCCACCTCGACGACGTCGCCCTGCCCGAGCTCGGGCCGGGCGAGGCGCTGGTCGCCGTCATGGCGAGCGCGGTGAACTACAACACGGTGTGGAGCTCGATCTACGAGCCGGTCTCCACCTTCGGGTTCCTGGAGCGCTACGGCCGACTGTCGCCGCTCGCCAAGCGCCACGACCTGCCGTACCACGTGCTCGGCTCGGACCTCGCGGGGGTGGTGCTGCGCACCGGTGCCGGGGTCAACGCCTGGAAGCCCGGCGACGAGGTCGTCGCGCACTGCCTCTCGGTCGAGCTGGAGTCCTCGGACGGCCACAACGACACGATGATGGACCCGGAGCAGCGGATCTGGGGCTTCGAGACCAACTTCGGCGGCCTGGCCCAGCTGGCCCTGGTGAAGACCAACCAGCTGATGCCCAAGCCCGCCCACCTGACCTGGGAGGAGGCCGCCTCCCCCGGCCTGGTCAACTCCACCGCCTACCGCCAGCTGGTCTCGCAGAACGGCGCGGGCATGAAGCAGGGCGACAACGTGCTGATCTGGGGCGCCAGCGGCGGCCTCGGCTCGTACGCCACCCAGTACGCGCTGGCCGGCGGCGCCACCCCGATCTGCGTGGTCTCCAGCGACCAGAAGGCCGACATCTGCCGGGCGATGGGCGCCGAGGCGATCATCGACCGCTCCGCCGAGGGCTACCGGTTCTGGAAGGACGAGCACACCCAGGACCAGCGCGAGTGGAAGCGCCTGGGCTCGCGGATCCGCGAGCTGACCGGCGGCGAGGACGTGGACATCGTCTTCGAGCACCCGGGCCGCGAGACCTTCGGCGCCTCGGTGTACGTCACCCGCAAGGGCGGCACCATCGTCACCTGCGCCTCGACCTCCGGTTACATGCACCAGTACGACAATCGCTACCTGTGGATGTCGCTCAAGCGGATCGTCGGCTCGCACTTCGCCAACTACCGGGAGGCCTGGGAGGCCAACCGCCTGGTGGCCAAGGGCAGGATCCACCCGACCCTCTCCAAGGTGTACTCCCTGGAGCAGACCGGCCAGGCCGCCCTCGACGTCCACCAGAACAAGCACCAGGGCAAGGTCGGCGTGCTCTGCCTGGCCCCGCAGGAGGGCCTGGGCGTGCGCAACGGCGAACTGCGCGAGAAGCACCTGCCGGCCATCAACCGCTTCCGGAACGTCTGA
- a CDS encoding TetR family transcriptional regulator, translating to MDRVQSVSPQQSVLPRDARSAGQAGQEGGPGNRRAAAQRQQMRQDLATAAMELFASQGYEETTVDQIAAAAGVARRTFFRYFRSKEEAIFPDHDDTLVRVADLLASAEPEEHPLDVVCRGIKEVLRMYASTPAVSVARYQLIRQVPALREREIAVVARYERLFTRYLLGRFDTGQEIPTGWQRGGEDDSMLAEVSAAAVVAAHNHVLRRWLRAGGRGDVEAQLDHSFEVIRRTFWAASEPGVRRRGTLVAPGASGAVPEAVAASTLSASPGGEVLITVARTDAPLDVVVDSIRAALEAVNRP from the coding sequence ATGGATCGGGTTCAGTCAGTCTCGCCGCAGCAGTCCGTCCTCCCGCGCGACGCCCGTTCGGCCGGTCAGGCGGGCCAGGAGGGCGGCCCGGGCAACCGCCGCGCGGCGGCCCAGCGGCAGCAGATGCGCCAGGACCTGGCCACCGCCGCCATGGAGCTGTTCGCCTCCCAGGGGTACGAGGAGACCACGGTCGACCAGATCGCCGCGGCCGCCGGGGTGGCCCGGCGGACCTTCTTCCGGTACTTCCGGTCCAAGGAGGAGGCGATCTTCCCGGACCACGACGACACCCTGGTCCGGGTGGCCGACCTGCTGGCCAGCGCCGAGCCGGAGGAGCACCCGCTGGACGTGGTCTGCCGGGGCATCAAGGAGGTGCTGCGGATGTACGCCTCCACGCCCGCGGTCTCGGTGGCCCGGTACCAGTTGATCCGTCAGGTGCCGGCGCTGCGCGAGCGGGAGATCGCGGTGGTGGCCCGGTACGAGCGGCTGTTCACCCGCTACCTGCTGGGCCGGTTCGACACGGGCCAGGAGATCCCGACGGGCTGGCAGCGCGGCGGCGAGGACGACTCGATGCTGGCCGAGGTGTCGGCGGCGGCGGTCGTCGCGGCGCACAACCACGTGCTGCGGCGCTGGCTGCGGGCCGGCGGCCGGGGGGACGTGGAGGCGCAGCTGGACCACTCCTTCGAGGTGATCCGGCGGACCTTCTGGGCCGCCAGCGAGCCGGGGGTGCGCCGGCGCGGGACGCTGGTGGCACCCGGTGCCAGCGGGGCGGTGCCGGAGGCGGTGGCCGCCAGCACCCTGAGTGCCAGCCCCGGAGGTGAGGTACTCATCACAGTGGCCCGCACCGATGCCCCGCTGGACGTGGTGGTGGACTCGATCAGAGCCGCCCTGGAGGCCGTCAATCGGCCTTGA
- a CDS encoding 3-hydroxyacyl-CoA dehydrogenase family protein has translation MERPFPTVAVVGLGTMGAGVAVAVARSGRRVIGIEAGEEQAARALARIEEATAYAVTRERLTSDERTALLALISVGHALEAAAGADLVIEEVPEQLELKRELFAELDRICPPDTVLATGTTALSVTRIAAATARPERVLGLHFFNPVHTMKLVEVVRTVLTDPRIAEDAAALARDLGKEPVAAGDRAGFVVNGLLFAYLNQAAAMYESKYATREDIDAAMRLGCGLPMGPLALLDLIGVDTARTVLEAMYEQSRDRLHAPAPILGQLVSAGLLGRKSGRGFYTYEAPGSSRAVDAATGPAQPAVPGREVRTVGVCGSGTMATGIAEVFAKAGYPVLLAARSQEKAEKAKAQLARSLERSVTRGRLSTEQRDAALALVTPVDRYGELAEVDLVVEAVAEDLAVKRELFATLDKVVRPGAVLATTTSSLPVISCATATSRPQDVVGMHFFNPAPAMRLVEVVSTVLTAPDVTATVLELCAKVRKHPVECGDRAGFIVNALLFPYLNDAVRMLQEHYATVDDIDTAMKLGCGYPMGPFELLDVVGLDVSLTIEQVLHQEFREPGLAAAPLLEHLVAAGCLGRKTGRGFRDHARR, from the coding sequence ATGGAGCGTCCCTTTCCCACGGTCGCCGTGGTCGGCCTCGGCACGATGGGTGCCGGCGTCGCGGTGGCGGTCGCCAGGAGCGGCCGCCGGGTGATCGGCATCGAGGCCGGCGAGGAGCAGGCCGCCCGGGCCCTGGCCCGGATCGAGGAGGCCACCGCGTACGCGGTGACCCGCGAGCGGCTCACCTCCGACGAGCGCACCGCGCTGCTCGCCCTGATCTCGGTGGGCCACGCGCTGGAGGCGGCCGCCGGGGCCGACCTGGTGATCGAGGAGGTGCCCGAGCAGCTGGAGCTGAAGCGGGAGCTCTTCGCCGAGCTGGACCGGATATGCCCGCCGGACACGGTGCTGGCCACCGGCACCACCGCGCTCTCGGTGACCCGGATCGCCGCCGCCACCGCCCGCCCGGAGCGGGTGCTCGGCCTGCACTTCTTCAACCCGGTGCACACCATGAAGCTGGTCGAGGTGGTCCGCACCGTGCTGACCGACCCCCGGATCGCCGAGGACGCCGCCGCCCTCGCCCGGGACCTCGGCAAGGAGCCGGTGGCCGCCGGCGACCGGGCCGGCTTCGTGGTCAACGGCCTGCTCTTCGCGTACCTGAACCAGGCCGCCGCGATGTACGAGTCCAAGTACGCCACCCGGGAGGACATCGACGCCGCGATGCGGCTCGGCTGCGGCCTGCCGATGGGCCCACTGGCCCTGCTCGACCTGATCGGCGTGGACACCGCCCGGACCGTCCTGGAGGCCATGTACGAGCAGTCCCGGGACCGGCTGCACGCGCCCGCGCCGATCCTCGGCCAGCTGGTCTCGGCCGGACTCCTGGGCCGCAAGAGCGGTCGCGGCTTCTACACCTACGAGGCCCCCGGTTCGTCCCGGGCGGTCGACGCGGCCACCGGACCGGCGCAGCCCGCGGTGCCGGGCCGGGAGGTGCGCACGGTCGGCGTCTGCGGCTCGGGCACCATGGCCACCGGCATCGCCGAGGTGTTCGCCAAGGCCGGGTACCCGGTGCTGCTGGCGGCCCGCAGCCAGGAGAAGGCGGAGAAGGCCAAGGCGCAGCTGGCGCGGTCGCTGGAGCGCTCGGTGACCCGGGGCCGGCTGAGCACGGAGCAGCGGGACGCGGCGCTCGCGCTGGTCACGCCGGTCGACCGGTACGGCGAGCTGGCCGAGGTCGACCTGGTGGTCGAGGCGGTGGCCGAGGACCTGGCGGTCAAGCGCGAGCTGTTCGCCACCCTGGACAAGGTCGTCAGGCCGGGCGCGGTGCTCGCCACCACCACCTCCTCGCTGCCGGTGATCAGCTGCGCCACGGCCACCTCGCGGCCGCAGGACGTGGTCGGGATGCACTTCTTCAACCCGGCGCCGGCGATGAGGCTGGTCGAGGTGGTGTCGACGGTGCTGACCGCGCCGGACGTCACGGCGACCGTGCTGGAGCTGTGCGCGAAGGTGCGCAAGCACCCGGTGGAGTGCGGGGACCGGGCCGGGTTCATCGTGAACGCGCTGCTCTTCCCGTACCTGAACGACGCGGTGCGGATGCTGCAGGAGCACTACGCGACGGTGGACGACATCGACACCGCGATGAAGCTGGGCTGCGGCTACCCGATGGGCCCGTTCGAGCTGCTGGACGTGGTCGGCCTGGACGTGTCGCTGACCATCGAGCAGGTGCTGCACCAGGAGTTCCGCGAGCCGGGCCTGGCGGCGGCGCCGCTGCTGGAGCACCTCGTGGCGGCCGGCTGCCTGGGCCGCAAGACCGGCCGCGGCTTCCGCGACCACGCGCGCCGGTGA